A DNA window from Christiangramia salexigens contains the following coding sequences:
- the ruvC gene encoding crossover junction endodeoxyribonuclease RuvC: protein MKSEKIILGIDPGTIIMGFGLIKVENKKMSFIQMNELQLQKYNDHYIKLKLIFERTIELIDNYHPDEIAIEAPFFGKNVQSMLKLGRAQGVAMAAGLSRDIPITEYLPKKIKMAITGNGNASKEQVARMLQSQLSIGKLPKNLDATDGLAAAVCHFYNEGRTEVGKSYTGWEAFVKQNPNKVK from the coding sequence TTGAAAAGTGAAAAGATCATTCTTGGTATAGATCCCGGAACAATCATAATGGGCTTTGGACTAATAAAAGTGGAGAATAAAAAAATGAGCTTCATTCAGATGAATGAACTTCAGCTTCAAAAGTATAATGACCATTATATAAAGCTGAAGCTGATCTTTGAAAGAACCATCGAGCTTATTGACAATTACCATCCAGACGAGATCGCGATAGAAGCGCCCTTCTTTGGAAAGAATGTTCAATCTATGCTCAAACTTGGAAGAGCGCAAGGAGTTGCGATGGCGGCCGGACTCTCCCGAGACATTCCAATCACAGAATACCTCCCTAAAAAGATCAAAATGGCCATTACCGGAAACGGAAATGCCAGTAAGGAACAGGTTGCAAGAATGCTGCAAAGTCAGTTAAGTATTGGCAAACTTCCAAAAAATCTGGATGCTACAGATGGGCTGGCCGCTGCGGTATGTCATTTTTATAATGAAGGAAGAACTGAAGTTGGCAAAAGCTACACGGGCTGGGAAGCATTTGTAAAACAAAACCCGAATAAAGTCAAATAA
- a CDS encoding DUF4260 domain-containing protein encodes MKTTLKLEEAVMLAGGIFAFSLQEISWWWFIGLFLVPDIGMLGYLVNNRIGAILYNAFHHKGIAVILGLTGVFYNVEGLQLAGIILFSHSCFDRLLGYGLKYEKGFKFTHLGEIGK; translated from the coding sequence ATGAAGACCACACTAAAACTGGAAGAGGCAGTTATGCTTGCCGGCGGGATCTTCGCCTTTAGCTTGCAGGAAATAAGCTGGTGGTGGTTTATAGGCCTGTTCTTGGTTCCGGATATTGGAATGCTTGGATATTTGGTAAATAACAGAATAGGAGCTATACTCTATAATGCATTTCATCATAAGGGCATTGCAGTAATTTTAGGTCTAACAGGGGTGTTCTATAATGTTGAGGGATTACAACTGGCAGGAATTATACTTTTCAGCCATTCATGCTTTGACAGATTATTAGGATATGGACTGAAGTATGAAAAAGGTTTTAAATTTACCCATCTGGGAGAAATAGGAAAATAA
- a CDS encoding MmcQ/YjbR family DNA-binding protein — translation MNIDTFRDYCLNKKGVTESLPFGPDNLVLKVMGKIFTIVSMEKIPLRVNLKCDPQRAIELREEYDGSILPGYHMNKQHWNTLILDDNLNPKLVFELVDHSYELIVNSLSLKLKKELENL, via the coding sequence ATGAATATTGATACATTCAGAGATTATTGCCTGAATAAAAAAGGGGTAACAGAGAGTTTACCATTTGGACCAGATAATCTGGTGTTGAAGGTGATGGGTAAAATTTTTACCATCGTTTCGATGGAAAAGATTCCGTTACGGGTGAACCTAAAATGTGACCCACAAAGAGCGATAGAGCTCAGAGAAGAATACGACGGCTCTATCCTTCCGGGCTATCATATGAACAAACAACACTGGAACACCCTTATTCTGGATGATAACCTAAATCCGAAATTAGTCTTTGAATTGGTAGATCACTCCTACGAACTTATTGTAAATTCACTTTCTTTAAAACTGAAGAAGGAACTTGAAAATCTATGA
- a CDS encoding DUF4230 domain-containing protein: MELLFIGLAVGAILAYFIFARFNKERSKMKTSEQSVVLMDKIKSVCKFITVEGDFSEIYHYENLKEKYLSLILGKKKAIVLVNAKAHVGFDLSKIQLQSDNQHKKIILTNFPQPELLTIETDFKYYDKREGWANPFTTSDLTDINRDAKKHIVDKIPQSGLMDQAKKEALNTILLMEKIVETIGWQLDYTALTLENSEQEKLEEKS, encoded by the coding sequence ATGGAGTTACTTTTTATAGGACTGGCAGTTGGAGCTATACTGGCATATTTCATTTTTGCACGATTCAATAAGGAACGTTCCAAAATGAAGACCAGTGAGCAGTCTGTTGTTCTAATGGATAAGATCAAGAGCGTATGTAAATTCATTACGGTAGAAGGTGACTTCTCTGAGATCTATCATTATGAAAATCTGAAAGAGAAATACCTCAGCCTGATCCTGGGAAAGAAAAAGGCCATCGTTCTGGTTAATGCAAAAGCTCATGTAGGTTTTGATCTTAGTAAGATCCAGTTACAAAGTGACAATCAGCATAAAAAGATAATTCTAACCAATTTTCCGCAACCGGAACTTTTAACCATAGAAACCGATTTTAAATATTACGACAAACGAGAAGGCTGGGCTAATCCTTTTACCACTTCAGATCTTACAGATATTAACCGGGATGCAAAAAAGCATATCGTAGACAAGATCCCACAAAGCGGATTGATGGACCAGGCCAAAAAAGAAGCGCTGAACACCATTCTTCTAATGGAAAAAATTGTGGAAACCATTGGCTGGCAACTTGATTATACCGCATTAACCCTGGAAAATTCTGAACAGGAAAAATTGGAGGAGAAATCATAA
- a CDS encoding cyclase family protein, producing MLAKISHNTGNYTIDFSQPLDISISLRGDNKNPIAWYLKHPEIKPVIDGDFIGKVSKGSSVNFNNIWFNPHAHATHTECVGHISHENQTIQQHLKTFFFKAELISIEPQKKGEDLVFTKSQLSNKLKNFSSEALVIRTLPNYIGKISKHHSHSNWPYLEEESANYIRELGVKHLLIDQPSVDKEKDEGKLLAHRAFWNYPKNTRFDATITELIYVPNKVEDGNYFLNLQPASFENDAAPCKPVLYKILEK from the coding sequence ATGCTAGCCAAAATAAGTCATAATACCGGCAACTACACCATAGACTTTTCTCAACCTCTGGATATTTCCATTAGTTTGAGGGGAGATAATAAAAATCCGATCGCCTGGTATTTGAAGCATCCGGAGATCAAACCGGTAATAGATGGTGATTTTATAGGCAAGGTTAGCAAAGGCTCTTCGGTTAATTTTAATAATATCTGGTTCAATCCACACGCACATGCCACGCACACCGAATGTGTAGGTCATATTAGTCATGAGAATCAAACCATTCAACAACATCTTAAAACCTTCTTTTTTAAAGCTGAACTTATTTCAATTGAACCGCAGAAAAAAGGAGAAGATCTGGTTTTCACCAAATCACAACTTTCAAATAAACTGAAGAATTTTAGTTCTGAAGCACTCGTAATAAGAACTCTGCCAAACTATATTGGAAAGATCTCAAAGCATCACTCTCATTCAAACTGGCCATATCTCGAGGAAGAATCAGCCAATTATATAAGAGAACTTGGGGTGAAACATCTATTGATAGATCAGCCTTCGGTAGATAAAGAAAAAGACGAAGGCAAATTACTGGCTCATAGAGCTTTTTGGAACTACCCAAAAAATACCCGCTTTGATGCGACTATAACCGAGTTGATCTATGTGCCTAACAAGGTGGAAGACGGCAATTACTTTTTAAACCTACAACCTGCCTCATTCGAGAATGATGCGGCTCCCTGCAAACCTGTACTTTATAAGATCCTTGAAAAATGA
- the hemW gene encoding radical SAM family heme chaperone HemW: protein MSGIYIHIPFCKQACDYCDFHFSTSTKKKSQMVDMLCRELEIRKEELGKTLIQTIYFGGGTPSLLDQPELQKIFETIHENFQISETAEITLEANPDDLAEEVLQMLSASPVNRLSIGVQSFFEKDLQLMNRAHNATEALDSLQRARKYFDNISIDLIYGIPGQTDNEWRENLKIALELDIPHISSYALTVEPKTALEKFIENGKLKPVEDEQYRKQFDILVETLTTHGFEHYEFSNYGKSGYHSQNNMAYWLGKAYLGIGPSAHSYDGESRKWNISNNALYIKAIEAGNLPQQSEKLSVTDAYNEYVMTRLRTKFGVSEADLEKKFGIKYRIHFHKEALKFIEDGLLEERDEIFHITNKGKFLSDGIAAELFYID from the coding sequence ATGTCTGGTATCTACATCCACATACCATTCTGCAAGCAGGCTTGTGATTATTGTGATTTCCACTTTTCGACTTCTACCAAAAAGAAATCACAAATGGTGGATATGCTTTGCCGTGAACTTGAGATAAGAAAAGAAGAACTTGGAAAGACTTTAATCCAAACCATCTATTTTGGAGGAGGAACCCCTTCCCTTCTCGATCAACCGGAACTACAGAAGATCTTTGAAACGATACATGAGAATTTTCAGATTTCAGAAACCGCAGAAATTACTTTGGAAGCGAATCCAGATGATCTTGCCGAGGAAGTGCTTCAAATGCTATCTGCCTCACCGGTGAACAGACTGAGCATTGGCGTACAATCATTTTTTGAAAAGGACCTGCAATTGATGAACCGGGCTCACAATGCCACTGAAGCCCTGGATTCCTTGCAGCGTGCACGTAAATATTTTGACAATATAAGTATAGATCTTATCTACGGTATACCCGGACAGACAGATAACGAATGGAGAGAAAATCTTAAGATCGCTTTAGAGCTGGACATCCCCCATATTTCAAGTTATGCCCTAACCGTGGAACCAAAAACAGCTTTGGAAAAATTCATTGAAAATGGAAAATTAAAACCCGTGGAAGACGAGCAATACCGCAAACAATTCGATATTCTCGTGGAAACGCTTACAACACACGGTTTTGAGCATTATGAATTTTCAAATTATGGAAAATCCGGCTATCATTCGCAGAATAATATGGCTTACTGGCTTGGCAAGGCCTACCTGGGAATAGGCCCCTCCGCGCACTCTTATGATGGAGAGTCAAGAAAATGGAATATTAGCAACAATGCATTATACATCAAAGCGATAGAAGCTGGCAATCTGCCCCAGCAATCCGAAAAACTTTCGGTTACCGACGCCTACAATGAATATGTAATGACAAGGCTTCGCACAAAATTCGGAGTGTCAGAAGCTGATCTTGAGAAAAAATTCGGAATAAAATACAGAATTCATTTTCATAAAGAAGCCCTAAAATTTATAGAAGATGGATTACTGGAAGAACGAGATGAGATATTCCATATAACCAATAAAGGAAAATTCCTGAGCGACGGGATCGCTGCAGAGCTGTTTTATATCGATTAA